One region of Chryseobacterium muglaense genomic DNA includes:
- a CDS encoding DUF5694 domain-containing protein, with amino-acid sequence MNELHSIDANSMLDEFVEKFGKTDSLYFKDMLKDYDFLNNDRISQQYNTFIKNTERKNFKSLLDMFKYMNSKEYHQYEYGAYLTGDFKLREHDGADLLALYWYNRNLRMFRKIQEIPKNAEDRILVIAGNGHATVFRQLFTMSPEYDYVEFSSLDSKK; translated from the coding sequence ATTAACGAACTACACAGTATTGATGCGAATTCGATGTTGGATGAATTTGTAGAAAAATTTGGCAAGACAGACTCATTATATTTTAAAGATATGCTTAAAGATTACGATTTTTTAAATAACGACCGTATCTCTCAACAGTATAACACTTTTATTAAGAATACTGAGCGAAAAAACTTTAAATCACTTCTTGATATGTTCAAATACATGAACAGCAAAGAATATCATCAATACGAATACGGAGCGTATTTAACCGGAGATTTCAAATTGAGAGAACATGACGGCGCAGATTTGCTTGCTTTATACTGGTATAACAGAAATCTTAGAATGTTCAGAAAAATACAGGAGATTCCTAAAAATGCAGAAGACAGAATTTTAGTGATCGCAGGGAACGGTCATGCTACAGTTTTCAGACAACTTTTTACGATGTCCCCGGAATATGATTACGTTGAATTTTCATCTTTAGACTCAAAAAAATAA
- a CDS encoding IS4 family transposase, translating into MFTTHFTNKKKTSQGDKSSQLSAVLKDNLEKNNAKINKARLQLISMCILALCKVQTVSFHKLALAFESNGKADSSLRRLQRFIADFDLCSDLIAKIIFGLLPEKTNLKLVIDRTNWKFGKQNINIFMLGITYRNVAFPLLFMMLDKQGNSNSQERIALIKRFLGFFGKKCIDCILADREFVGEEWIKFLNEQKLRYYIRIRNNFKVFLPHKNSTVPVSWLFNGLKVGQVIHYPKIVKINGEYCYLSATLTQKRGEKPELLIIISYNKNEQSLLNYKERWQIETCFKAMKSSGFDIENTHLQDLERIEKLLCLVMIAFLWCYKIGDYLDRSVKAIPIKKHGHRAKSVFKYGLEFVSEILQNPYRKNFQQILQIFVM; encoded by the coding sequence ATGTTTACAACGCATTTTACTAATAAAAAGAAAACCAGTCAAGGGGATAAAAGTAGCCAATTATCTGCAGTTTTAAAAGATAATCTCGAAAAAAATAATGCTAAAATTAATAAAGCAAGATTACAACTCATTTCGATGTGTATTTTGGCTCTTTGCAAAGTACAAACGGTGAGTTTTCACAAACTAGCCTTGGCTTTTGAAAGCAATGGCAAAGCAGATTCTTCCCTTCGCAGACTGCAACGGTTTATCGCAGATTTTGACTTATGCAGCGATTTAATTGCTAAAATTATTTTTGGATTACTCCCGGAAAAAACAAACTTAAAACTCGTTATAGACCGCACCAATTGGAAGTTTGGGAAACAAAATATCAATATTTTCATGCTGGGAATCACCTATCGAAACGTTGCTTTTCCATTGCTCTTCATGATGTTGGATAAACAAGGTAATTCGAATTCACAAGAAAGAATTGCTTTAATAAAGCGGTTTTTAGGCTTTTTTGGAAAAAAATGTATCGACTGTATTTTAGCAGACAGAGAGTTTGTGGGAGAAGAATGGATTAAGTTTTTGAACGAGCAAAAACTACGCTATTACATCCGCATTCGAAACAATTTTAAGGTATTTTTGCCCCATAAAAACAGTACAGTTCCTGTAAGTTGGCTTTTTAACGGGTTAAAAGTAGGGCAAGTCATCCATTATCCAAAAATCGTAAAGATTAACGGTGAATATTGTTATTTATCTGCAACTTTAACCCAAAAAAGAGGTGAAAAACCGGAATTACTCATCATTATCAGTTATAATAAAAATGAACAATCGTTATTAAATTACAAAGAAAGATGGCAAATTGAGACCTGTTTCAAAGCAATGAAATCCAGTGGTTTTGATATAGAAAACACGCATTTACAAGACTTAGAGCGGATAGAAAAATTACTATGCCTGGTTATGATCGCTTTTCTTTGGTGTTACAAAATAGGAGATTATTTGGACAGAAGCGTGAAAGCGATCCCTATAAAAAAGCACGGTCATAGAGCAAAGTCGGTGTTCAAATATGGCTTAGAGTTTGTGTCGGAAATCTTACAAAACCCTTACAGAAAGAACTTTCAACAGATTTTGCAAATTTTTGTCATGTAG
- a CDS encoding sensor histidine kinase translates to MKKKQVILLHLLYWLFFIYYQFRFAFVLKESNVELQSYILSYSFLLVNLLTFYANYFIFMPWVYKKQKMYAIIGGIISIFLFFGLLRYSIEEMLFPILFGFRNYHEKTTLVYYFYDNVFFGYTTIFVATLIWLLNNALKTEREKRKLIEEHKNSQLQALKTQINPHFIFNTLNNIYSLVYQNSDKALPAIEELGQLLRYSTKDLEKDFITLDKEIGYLDSLIELEKLRIKNPELLIVEKKLIHPKLNISPMLLVPFVENAFKHGDFRNKGFDMKISDNNKVLHFYLLNFKKEKMKDSVSGIGIENVKKRLEILYPKKYELNMIETETNFTVDLKIDLKNEEN, encoded by the coding sequence ATGAAAAAAAAGCAAGTTATCCTTTTGCATCTTTTATATTGGTTATTTTTTATTTATTACCAATTTAGATTTGCATTTGTACTGAAAGAATCAAATGTGGAACTTCAAAGTTATATTTTAAGTTATTCTTTTCTATTGGTTAATCTATTAACTTTTTATGCTAATTATTTTATTTTTATGCCTTGGGTATATAAGAAGCAGAAAATGTATGCTATCATTGGTGGAATTATCAGCATATTTTTATTTTTCGGTTTGTTAAGGTATTCTATTGAAGAGATGTTATTTCCTATTTTATTTGGTTTCAGAAATTATCATGAGAAGACAACTTTAGTGTATTATTTTTATGATAACGTTTTCTTTGGTTATACGACTATTTTTGTGGCTACTTTAATTTGGTTATTGAATAACGCATTGAAAACAGAAAGAGAAAAGCGTAAATTAATTGAAGAACATAAAAACTCACAGCTTCAAGCTTTAAAAACCCAAATCAATCCACATTTTATTTTTAATACTCTGAATAATATTTATTCTTTAGTCTATCAAAATTCAGATAAAGCTTTGCCGGCAATTGAAGAATTAGGGCAATTATTACGGTACAGCACAAAAGATCTTGAGAAAGATTTTATTACTTTAGATAAAGAAATTGGTTATCTGGACAGTTTAATTGAATTAGAGAAACTCAGAATTAAAAATCCAGAATTATTAATTGTTGAAAAAAAGTTGATTCATCCGAAACTGAATATTTCGCCAATGCTTTTAGTTCCTTTCGTTGAAAATGCTTTTAAACACGGAGATTTCAGAAACAAAGGTTTTGATATGAAAATTTCAGATAACAATAAAGTTCTGCATTTTTATCTTTTAAACTTTAAAAAAGAGAAAATGAAAGACTCGGTTTCCGGAATCGGAATTGAAAATGTTAAAAAACGTCTTGAAATTTTATATCCTAAAAAATACGAGTTGAATATGATTGAAACGGAAACCAATTTTACCGTAGATTTAAAGATTGATTTGAAGAATGAAGAAAATTAA
- a CDS encoding LytR/AlgR family response regulator transcription factor — protein sequence MKKIKCIIVDDEPLAVSLLGSYVEKIPFLELVFSTENPIEALEFIQKNDADLVFLDIQMPELTGINFMKIVGDKMKYILTTAYSEYALEGYEHNVVDYLLKPISFDRFNKSVMKAQERFPVAEASETGHFFVKSSGQQHRINFDEILYVESIKDYVNIKTETQEYIVLDTLKSLENQLPANFTRIHKSFILNVDKVKSLSSKKVILISEHEISVGEMYKSNLLERLK from the coding sequence ATGAAGAAAATTAAATGCATTATTGTTGATGACGAACCGCTCGCAGTATCACTCCTCGGAAGTTATGTAGAGAAAATTCCTTTTCTTGAACTTGTTTTTTCTACTGAAAATCCTATTGAAGCTTTAGAATTTATTCAGAAGAACGATGCAGATCTTGTCTTCTTAGATATTCAAATGCCGGAATTAACAGGGATTAATTTCATGAAAATTGTCGGTGACAAAATGAAATATATTTTGACTACGGCTTATTCAGAATATGCTTTAGAAGGATATGAGCACAATGTTGTTGATTATCTTTTAAAACCAATTTCTTTTGACCGTTTTAACAAAAGTGTTATGAAGGCTCAGGAACGTTTTCCTGTAGCTGAAGCTAGTGAAACCGGACATTTTTTCGTGAAATCTTCCGGTCAGCAGCATCGCATTAATTTTGATGAAATTCTTTATGTGGAAAGCATTAAAGATTACGTCAACATTAAAACAGAAACTCAGGAATACATTGTTTTAGATACTTTAAAATCTCTCGAAAATCAGCTTCCGGCAAACTTTACAAGAATTCACAAATCTTTTATTTTAAATGTAGATAAAGTAAAAAGCTTAAGTTCAAAAAAAGTAATTTTGATTTCAGAACACGAAATTTCAGTGGGAGAAATGTATAAATCTAACCTTTTAGAAAGGCTGAAATAA
- a CDS encoding aconitate hydratase, translating to MTFDIDMIKKVYERYPERIAAARQITGKPLTLSEKILYTHLWEGNATQEYERGNSYVDFAPDRVAMQDATAQMALLQFMQAGKAKVAVPSTAHADHLIQARVGAEADLQEGINKNSEVFNFLSSVCDKYGIGFWKPGAGIIHQVVLENYAFPGGMMVGTDSHTVNAGGLGMVAIGVGGADAVDVMAGMAWELKMPKLIGVKLTGKMSGWTSAKDVILKVAGILTVKGGTGCIVEYFGEGAESLSATGKGTICNMGAEIGATTSTFGYDDSMRRYLAATGRQDVVDAADKIAEHLTGDAEVYANPEQYFDQLIEINLSELTPHLNGPFTPDLATPVSEFRAKAEANGWPLEVEWALIGSCTNSSYEDLSRAASIVEDAVAKGVKPKAILGINPGSEQVKFTAERDGFLDSFRKFENARIFTNACGPCIGQWDREGSEKGEKNSIIHSFNRNFAKRADGNPNTHAFVASPEMVAAVAISGRLDFNPITDTLTNEAGEQIKLDEPKGFELPEKGFAVDDNGYQAPSADGSGIQVNVSPTSDRLQLLEEFPAWDGKNITGAKVLIKAFGKCTTDHISMAGPWLKYRGHLDNISNNMLIGAVNAYNMETNHVKNELTGEYGEVPAVQRAYKAASVPTIVVGDQNYGEGSSREHAAMEPRHLGVKAVLVKSFARIHETNLKKQGMLGITFANESDYDKILEDDTVNFLDLDQFAPGKQLTLEFVHADGTKDIIIANHTYNTQQIDWFKAGSALNLIKQQEN from the coding sequence ATGACTTTCGACATTGACATGATTAAAAAAGTGTACGAGCGTTATCCTGAAAGAATTGCTGCGGCAAGACAAATCACAGGAAAACCGTTGACACTTTCAGAAAAAATCCTTTACACCCACTTATGGGAAGGAAACGCAACACAAGAATATGAAAGAGGAAATTCTTATGTAGATTTCGCTCCGGATAGAGTTGCAATGCAGGATGCTACTGCGCAAATGGCACTTTTACAGTTTATGCAGGCTGGAAAAGCCAAAGTAGCCGTTCCTTCAACAGCTCATGCCGATCACTTGATTCAGGCGAGAGTTGGCGCAGAAGCAGATTTACAGGAAGGAATTAATAAAAACTCTGAAGTTTTTAACTTCTTAAGTTCGGTTTGTGATAAATACGGAATCGGTTTCTGGAAGCCGGGAGCTGGAATCATCCACCAAGTTGTTCTAGAAAACTATGCATTTCCGGGAGGAATGATGGTCGGAACCGACTCTCATACGGTAAACGCAGGAGGTTTAGGAATGGTTGCCATCGGAGTTGGTGGAGCTGATGCAGTAGACGTAATGGCAGGAATGGCATGGGAATTAAAAATGCCAAAATTGATCGGTGTAAAATTAACCGGAAAAATGTCTGGCTGGACTTCCGCGAAAGATGTTATTCTAAAAGTAGCAGGAATTCTTACCGTAAAAGGAGGAACGGGATGTATCGTAGAATATTTCGGAGAAGGTGCAGAATCTCTTTCGGCAACAGGTAAAGGAACCATCTGTAACATGGGTGCTGAAATTGGCGCAACAACTTCTACGTTTGGATATGATGATTCAATGAGAAGGTATTTAGCTGCAACTGGAAGACAAGATGTTGTAGATGCCGCTGATAAAATTGCTGAACATTTAACAGGTGATGCTGAAGTGTATGCAAATCCAGAACAATATTTCGATCAATTAATAGAAATTAATCTTTCTGAATTAACTCCTCATTTAAACGGACCTTTTACTCCCGATTTAGCGACTCCTGTTTCTGAGTTCAGAGCGAAAGCTGAAGCCAACGGATGGCCTTTGGAAGTAGAATGGGCATTAATTGGTTCTTGCACCAACTCTTCTTATGAAGATTTATCAAGAGCAGCTTCTATTGTGGAAGATGCTGTTGCAAAAGGGGTAAAACCTAAAGCTATTTTAGGTATTAATCCGGGTTCTGAACAGGTGAAATTTACGGCAGAAAGAGATGGATTCTTAGATTCTTTCAGAAAATTTGAAAATGCAAGAATCTTTACCAATGCTTGTGGACCTTGTATCGGACAATGGGACAGAGAAGGCTCTGAAAAAGGTGAGAAAAACTCGATTATTCACTCTTTCAACAGAAACTTTGCGAAAAGAGCCGACGGAAACCCAAATACCCATGCTTTTGTAGCTTCTCCTGAAATGGTTGCTGCAGTAGCAATCTCCGGAAGGTTAGATTTCAATCCAATCACAGATACTTTAACCAACGAAGCTGGTGAACAGATTAAACTGGATGAACCGAAAGGTTTTGAGTTACCGGAAAAAGGCTTTGCTGTAGATGATAACGGCTATCAAGCACCTTCTGCAGACGGATCTGGCATTCAGGTCAATGTAAGTCCTACTTCAGACAGGCTTCAGTTATTGGAGGAATTTCCTGCTTGGGATGGTAAAAATATTACAGGAGCAAAAGTTTTAATTAAAGCTTTCGGAAAATGTACCACCGACCATATTTCTATGGCAGGACCGTGGTTGAAATACAGAGGTCATCTTGATAATATTTCAAATAACATGTTGATTGGAGCCGTAAATGCTTACAATATGGAAACCAACCACGTTAAGAATGAATTAACCGGTGAATACGGAGAAGTTCCGGCTGTACAAAGAGCTTACAAAGCTGCAAGCGTTCCTACGATTGTTGTAGGAGATCAAAATTACGGTGAAGGTTCTTCAAGAGAGCACGCAGCAATGGAACCTCGACATCTTGGTGTAAAAGCCGTTTTGGTAAAATCATTTGCGAGAATTCATGAAACGAACCTTAAAAAACAAGGGATGTTAGGAATTACATTTGCCAATGAATCTGATTATGATAAAATTTTAGAAGACGACACGGTTAACTTCTTAGATCTTGATCAGTTTGCTCCAGGAAAACAATTGACTTTAGAATTTGTACATGCTGATGGTACGAAAGACATCATTATTGCAAATCATACTTATAACACTCAACAAATTGATTGGTTTAAAGCAGGTTCTGCGTTGAATTTGATTAAGCAACAGGAAAACTAA